The following are encoded together in the Babesia microti strain RI chromosome II, complete genome genome:
- a CDS encoding hypothetical protein (overlaps_old_locusTagID:BBM_II01435;~overlaps_old_locusTagID:BBM_II01440) — translation MGGRNHHHPLPRWKPLLITIGDSFDSVESDIFTVVDTIVNLNNLDNDKLIELFLKCVEGFTFKTGIYASIAGILNSKLGNSFSKRLCEKLQYRLKNYLISGDRVKFILIFRFYISLHCVKFNVDVFDFFDKLLLLLDNIQDKIVITNDISHVELSVLADNICYSILCAIPWFDRQTFSVNSTDIEKIISKCTDYLKSRVKNFDKLKNNPSASVVESYITNIANQYITKLDYCGDYYYIKCFNDIYDNEYQDILLQSLDAIQSFVNNDHKSSVTYRFYQMPSIKTYFTETPDQSEGYLINNDEIISELWDPIVAKPLPILKICKMESKDIYVHDIWIFQEHIIATINCFKTDCKQCATQILRIPLNSGDKESLIVKTILNIMLEPLSDEFFVGFNTLLLCHMSTLLHNIDIVVDKEIQSIMDKVSQMDYHVFNTFIRFCAYWYSFSVSKISISHISRFKDIQIKLESNPEFVDINNVNTIGLLSDEDRMRLMESRNKEISNLMLNERVPYRIKLLEQINRLLFVDKYYYFIPQDLKPYIDVVNPTNFLGIDSTFDYTNTFEFEAITKLLHIKKMGNEEYTLINSRIQNFINNMIGKPALTESANKIYDRVPNLEDSGNRYIGANGKIWTCNELVEIALCALFQLSENKSQSHINRLIDNHWNFISSLPIEDDHLILKTISKLFSSNPKRLELAIEHLVSTNCIDELTILKFIFTIPIDASNNYSFWVDLIDIVLTCKNDAVNECFLLFCNKINEYPAHELELTKYFIQFVRHWYKHINFAELIGKINLSHQLMDVIIMFAHLPQKLT, via the coding sequence ATGGGAGGCCGCAATCACCACCACCCACTGCCACGATGGAAGCCGCTTCTAATTACAATTGGAGATTCCTTCGACTCTGTTGAATCTGATATATTCACTGTTGTAGACacaattgtcaatttaaacaacttagataatgataaattaattgaattatttctAAAATGCGTAGAAGGCTTCACTTTTAAGACAGGTATTTATGCTAGCATTGCGGgtatattaaattcaaaACTGGGTAACTCCTTTTCCAAAAGATTATGCGAGAAACTACAATATAGACTTAAAAATTACCTCATCAGCGGAGATAGggttaaatttatattaatattcCGATTTTATATTTCGTTACACTGTGTCAAATTCAATGTGGAtgtatttgatttttttgacAAGCTTCTATTGCTCCTGGACAATATACAGGATAAAATCGTTATCACTAATGACATATCCCACGTAGAACTTTCTGTATTAGCCGATAATATCTGTTACAGCATCTTATGTGCCATTCCGTGGTTTGATAGGCAAACATTTAGTGTTAATTCAACGGATATTGAGAAGATTATTAGCAAGTGTACTGATTATCTTAAATCAAGGGTCAAgaattttgacaaattgaAGAATAATCCCTCAGCCAGTGTTGTGGAATCGTACATAACAAATATCGCAAACCAATACATCACAAAGTTGGATTACTGTGGAGAttactattatattaagtgttttaatgatatatatgataatgaATATCAAGACATTCTTTTACAATCTCTAGATGCCATACAAAGTTTTGTGAATAACGATCACAAATCAAGTGTCACATACCGTTTCTATCAAATGCCCAGTATTAAAACATATTTCACTGAGACGCCAGATCAATCAGAAGGATATCTTATAAATAATGACGAGATTATTTCAGAGTTATGGGATCCAATCGTAGCTAAACCACTACCAATATTAAAGATATGCAAGATGGAATCTAAGGATATATATGTACATGATATATGGATATTCCAAGAGCATATAATCGCCACAATTAACTGTTTCAAAACAGATTGCAAGCAGTGTGCAACACAGATATTAAGAATTCCATTAAATTCTGGTGACAAGGAATCACTAATTGTgaaaacaattttaaatataatgttaGAACCACTGAGTGATGAGTTCTTTGTGGGTTTCAATACATTGTTACTCTGCCACATGTCGACACTACTTCacaatattgatattgtgGTGGATAAGGAGATTCAATCAATAATGGATAAAGTATCGCAAATGGATTACCACGTTTTTAATACTTTTATAAGATTCTGTGCATACTGGTACAGCTTTTCagtatcaaaaatatctatatCCCACATTAGTAGGTTTAAggatatacaaattaagCTGGAATCAAATCCAGAATTTGTCGATATCAACAACGTAAATACCATTGGGCTGCTAAGTGATGAGGATAGGATGAGGTTGATGGAGAGTAGGAATAAGGAAATAAGCAATTTAATGTTAAACGAAAGAGTTCCTTATAGGATAAAGTTGCTGGAACAGATTAACCGTTTGTTGTTCGTGgacaaatattattacttCATACCTCAAGATTTGAAGCCTTACATAGACGTAGTTAATCCTACAAACTTTTTAGGAATTGATAGTACTTTTGATTACACCAATACATTTGAGTTTGAGGCTATTACCAAGCTTTTACACATAAAAAAGATGGGAAATGAGGAATACACGCTAATAAATTCGAGGATACAGAATTTCATTAACAATATGATTGGAAAGCCGGCTTTGACAGAGAGTGCCAATAAGATATACGATCGTGTTCCTAATTTGGAGGATTCTGGCAATAGATATATTGGTGCAAACGGTAAAATTTGGACTTGTAATGAATTGGTTGAAATAGCTTTATGTGCACTATTTCAATTGTCCGAAAATAAATCGCAATCCCACATCAATCGCCTCATTGATAATCATTGGAATTTTATTTCCAGCCTCCCCATAGAAGATGATCATTTAATTCTCAAGACAATATCCAAACTATTTTCTTCTAATCCCAAAAGACTAGAATTGGCTATTGAGCACCTAGTATCCACAAACTGTATAGATGAgttaacaattttgaaattcATATTTACCATCCCGATAGACGCGTCAAATAACTACTCCTTCTGGGTCGATCTAATTGACATTGTGTTGACGTGTAAAAATGATGCTGTAAACGAatgttttttattattttgcaacaaaattaacGAATACCCGGCGCACGAGTTGGAGTTGACAAAGtattttattcaatttgtaaGGCACTGGTATAAGCATATTAATTTTGCGGAGTTGATTGGCAAAATTAACCTATCTCACCAGTTGATGGATGTGATCATAATGTTCGCCCACTTGCCCCAAAAATTAACTTAA
- a CDS encoding hypothetical protein (overlaps_old_locusTagID:BBM_II01430), which translates to MDSLVPPYNKLNFDISRPDISGNTLHYTFFQYPDSSISKLRNVFAHNPQQNFTNQPFYPPKHNDTPHTEQNGSQFIHSNSNTSNNLESNDVDNNASASACDKRSFPHDDRYSSSNYNEYPGILSSIQDIADLFDLDNYHIYHGIDNISYLTYSTDANRTGIDSKLEFIYEVLNSNGSNMTLSKLEGFLRILTTDDNPIGTLTPYGSLMAHTCLRFLKSYIRTDNKGNSHDPDTFIYSIEGKKGKSKLSKQGITNENETTTVSSDFRRIAMFNFELYSKQLMDTIHSQDKSIAINKRKFDDLTSNYTKSESVSIDSMSAISDSTDKRAVSSQTLKIIKQGSAYLQDFISKYRIGFEPHFPRIVCGSIDRSLVTNQASITVPIDKSGRSVHIAFEALSDSYGMSVWPELNQLPNSLQLGTKIQIAWHKTPGNMRWYIGTIVQSTASQYSVQVYLGKNEYKTRYCTMKYFVPPNVPVVKPDNTWWRLVPREINLSTDLYVGSCVSLYDIISNFESIDCVICNVYYSNDNSPNGPIKGPNEEIYKSDKSSSGFKIQLNCACHGPTRRIRQGVLTTGVVRVHIYCMSHKIDKIIPIDSIRGYKLNYDLHAHFDGQPDYGPLMQSTTWTWVIPRLVIAPDNKYDDEKYWTSNPKYSLLIFPYHRNMEYIISATKLIAILHPELNVTSLYNNGEWFVRQEGDIAIKGYGGLRPSGLSFSKIPLLDRLFGCHRIKVFYNVPIDVNKKVEDFKNDYTISRCANCRGIYYTDISHASNGKTYISSDVEYRKKIQIAAAIRWKRVRESSNTILNCYNENDELVYRTKNSFSLSWEQDGRNLELAYRRAHAPGISKFESKRLDSLMKSNKQVSNVPENMCTEGLLEKFNESMKFSESVKSTDSKNAAKLLEVAILGGWMNDSTKTESINTNKGDNIFRYINKSIQAKAAQDALDFLKNCSPPCLSKQVGKHYTPINGKQSMFKQGGMSDYQDSIPHLDIGNPMISDYNSKKVKLQSVSGDQRGLNIYENPCIATVHDPSVNYNSLRNFLAKAEWDEEIEDAPSHGVLDFTIKSEEPVHNEAGEDCIYAVPINDSVNIIWSDTEDAK; encoded by the coding sequence ATGGATAGTCTAGTACCCCCgtacaataaattgaattttgaCATTTCAAGACCTGATATAAGTGGAAATACACTCCACTATACATTTTTTCAGTATCCGGATTCATCCATTTCCAAATTGCGCAACGTTTTCGCCCATAATCCTCAACAAAATTTCACCAATCAGCCATTTTATCCCCCAAAACACAACGACACTCCGCACACTGAACAAAATGGATCGCAATTTATCCATTCCAATAGCAATAcatctaataatttagaatcAAATGATGTGGATAATAATGCTAGTGCCAGTGCATGCGATAAAAGAAGTTTCCCGCACGATGATCGTTATTCATCTTCAAATTATAACGAATATCCTGGAATTCTTTCCTCAATACAAGATATAGCAGATCTATTTGACCTGGATAACTATCACATATACCATGgtatagataatatatcgTATCTCACATATTCCACTGACGCCAACAGGACAGGAATTGACTCAAAACTTGAGTTCATTTATGAAGTGTTAAATTCTAATGGATCAAATATGACtttatcaaaattggaAGGGTTTTTGCGTATTTTGACAACCGATGACAATCCCATAGGTACGCTTACACCCTATGGATCTTTGATGGCACACACTTGTTTGAGATTCTTAAAATCTTATATTAGAACGGATAATAAGGGTAATTCTCATGATCCGGATACTTTTATCTACTCAATTGAGGGGAAAAAAGGGAAATCCAAGCTTAGTAAGCAAGGaataacaaatgaaaaCGAAACAACTACTGTTAGTTCTGATTTCAGAAGAATTGCCATGTTCAATTTTGAGCTCTACTCAAAACAGCTAATGGATACAATACACTCACAAGACAAATCAATAGCTATAAATAAGCGAAAATTCGATGATTTAACATCTAACTATACTAAATCGGAATCCGTTTCAATTGACAGTATGAGTGCTATTAGTGATTCAACTGACAAACGAGCAGTTTCAAGTCAGACActtaaaatcattaaacaAGGATCGGCCTATTTGCAGGACTTTATCAGCAAATATCGCATTGGGTTTGAACCACATTTCCCCCGTATAGTATGTGGAAGCATCGATCGTTCATTAGTGACTAATCAAGCATCGATAACGGTCCCTATTGACAAATCAGGTAGAAGTGTACATATCGCATTTGAGGCCTTAAGTGATAGTTATGGTATGAGTGTCTGGCCTGAGCTTAATCAGCTGCCAAATAGCTTGCAATTGGGCACTAAAATTCAGATTGCCTGGCATAAGACGCCTGGCAATATGCGTTGGTATATTGGTACTATTGTCCAGTCCACGGCATCACAATATTCTGTACAGGTTTACCTAGGTAAAAATGAGTACAAAACTCGGTATTGTACGATGAAGTATTTTGTCCCCCCAAATGTACCTGTGGTTAAACCAGATAATACTTGGTGGCGACTCGTACCACGGgagataaatttatcaactgATTTATATGTTGGTTCATGCGTATCTTTGTAcgatataatttcaaattttgagtCTATTGATTGTGTTATTTGCAACGTTTACTATAGTAATGATAATTCCCCAAATGGACCTATTAAAGGACCCAATGAGGAGATATACAAGAGTGATAAGAGCTCATCTGGgtttaaaatacaattaaattgcgCATGCCATGGACCCACCCGACGGATTAGACAGGGCGTACTGACCACCGGAGTGGTTAGGGTACATATTTACTGTATGTCTCACAAGATTGACAAGATTATACCAATTGACTCCATTAGGGGATACAAGTTAAACTACGATTTGCATGCTCATTTTGATGGTCAACCTGACTATGGACCACTCATGCAATCCACAACTTGGACTTGGGTAATACCGAGACTTGTGATAGCCCCAGATAACAAGTATGATGATGAAAAGTATTGGACATCCAACCCGAAATACTctttattgatatttccCTATCATCGTAATATGGAATACATCATATCTGCCACCAAActaattgcaattttacaCCCAGAATTAAATGTAACATCACTGTACAATAATGGAGAATGGTTTGTTAGGCAGGAAGGTGATATTGCTATTAAGGGTTATGGTGGACTTAGACCTTCTGGTCTATCTTTTTCTAAAATTCCTTTGCTAGACCGCCTATTTGGTTGTCATCGCATAAAGGTCTTCTACAATGTACCCATTGATGTTAATAAGAAGGTTGAAGATTTTAAGAATGATTACACTATTTCTAGATGTGCAAATTGTCGTGGTATTTACTACACGGATATATCACATGCAAGTAATGgcaaaacatatatatctTCTGATGTTGAATACCGAAAGAAAATTCAAATCGCAGCCGCTATTAGATGGAAACGAGTGAGGGAATCTTCAAAcacaattttgaattgctataatgaaaatgatgagTTGGTATACAGGACTAAAAATTCCTTTAGTTTATCTTGGGAACAAGATGGGAGGAATCTAGAATTGGCCTATAGGCGAGCCCATGCTCCTGGTATATCTAAGTTTGAATCCAAACGTTTAGATTCATTGATGAAATCAAATAAACAGGTTTCCAATGTTCCAGAAAATATGTGCACTGAAGGACTGTTGGAGAAATTTAATGAATCGATGAAATTTAGTGAATCTGTGAAATCTACAGATTCGAAAAATGCCGCTAAACTGCTTGAAGTTGCTATTTTGGGAGGCTGGATGAACGATAGTACCAAGACTGAGAGTATTAATACTAATAAAGGggataatattttcagGTATATAAACAAGAGCATTCAAGCCAAAGCAGCCCAGGATGCCTTAGATTTTCTTAAAAATTGCTCTCCTCCTTGCCTTTCAAAACAAGTGGGTAAACACTATACGCCAATAAATGGTAAACAATCCATGTTCAAACAAGGTGGTATGTCAGATTATCAAGATTCTATTCCACACCTTGACATCGGTAATCCAATGATTTCAGATTATAATAGCAAGAAGGTCAAGCTACAATCAGTTAGTGGCGATCAGAGAGGGCTTAATATTTACGAAAATCCATGCATCGCTACAGTGCATGATCCTAGCGTTAATTATAATTCCCTACgtaattttttggcaaaGGCTGAATGGGATGAAGAAATAGAAGATGCGCCTAGTCACGGGGTGCTTGATTTTACCATTAAATCTGAAGAGCCTGTCCATAATGAAGCTGGTGAAGATTGTATTTATGCCGTGCCAATCAACGACTCAGTCAACATCATATGGTCCGATACGGAAGATGCgaaataa
- a CDS encoding hypothetical protein (overlaps_old_locusTagID:BBM_II01435;~overlaps_old_locusTagID:BBM_II01440) codes for MLLVIASLLVVSSLAYVHILDHARFNIGRLRDAVKTDGEEYVPFMYKPRPKLVFNEQKKIRIQQFDKRDNIISVCPLISVSPKKRAKNIAYNSLQDIVSCSRNKLLTLYSTCGCKNWHDKIYSLGLCDEYYALCLTCTWNNPSKAFLQTIKQIHGYQKIERDPPFAKKKAPPPKVDDLIEEYVEEKRIYDQYIAEKRLCQSEGREPPPRPDFRSVVTFKKYYPHDNLQTKVLDYIEEFYKINFIEPDYWRITFNKHFNKMYNMFHNELLKRPANNSKLPDIEQSATNNKLINFLLVPITDSQLIKNKNKLNRVFKRKMYSHAKKIIFHEIILKLLIENNIKYSDMPAILLYRLRSTPDFAKLTRDDGMEALGAAQLLDYKCKKLVLNTVFSSDQLEFVGKIGGFSTIDPLAIEKLDDLLSKRAELPLPWEKTPLDPLLSLIYISYQYHLRKLIDDAKPKFNYQFLYPKKTI; via the exons ATGCTCCTTGTAATTGCTAGTCTGTTAGTAGTCAGTAGCTTAGCGTACGTACACATTCTTGATCATGCTCGTTTCAATATCGGTAGATTGCGCGATGCCGTTAAAACGGATGGCGAAGAGTATGTTCCGTTCATGTATAAGCCCAGGCCCAAGCTTGTCTTTAATGAACAAAAAAAG ATAAGAATCcaacaatttgataaaaGGGACAATATCATTTCGGTTTGTCCACTTATATCTGTCTCCCCGAAGAAAAGGGCTAAGAATATCGCATATAATTCCCTCCAAGACATTGTTTCCTGCAGCAGGAACAAATTACTTACTCTCTACTCTACTTGTGGCTGCAAAAATTGGcatgataaaatttattctCTGGGCTTGTGTGATGAATACTATGCTTTGTGTTTAACCTGCACATGGAACAATCCTTCAAAGGCCTTTTTGCAGACCATTAAGCAGATTCATGGCTATCAAAAGATTGAACGAGACCCTCCTTTTGCAAAAAAAAAAGCTCCTCCCCCAAAAGTTGATGATTTGATTGAGGAATATGTTGAGGAAAAACGTATTTATGATCAATACATCGCTGAAAAGAGGCTGTGTCAGAGTGAGGGGAGAGAACCACCACCCAGGCCTGATTTTAGGTCCGTTGttacattcaaaaaatattatccTCACgataatttacaaacaaaAGTGTTGGATTATATTGAagaattttataaaattaacttCATTGAGCCAGACTATTGGAGAATCACATTCAATAAGCACTTTAACaaaatgtacaatatgTTTCACAATGAATTGCTCAAACGCCCTGCtaacaattcaaaattgccaGATATAGAACAATCGGCTACGAATAACAAACTTATTAACTTTTTGCTTGTTCCTATTACTGATAGCCAGTTAATCAAGAACAAGAACAAATTGAACCGAGTATTCAAGCGTAAAATGTATTCCCATGCCAAGAAAATTATATTCCACGAAATTATCCTAAAGCTCCTTATcgaaaataatataaagTACTCGGATATGCCTGCAATCCTGTTATACAGGCTTAGATCGACTCCAGACTTTGCAAAATTAACCAGAGACGATGGCATGGAAGCACTGGGGGCGGCACAGCTTCTAGActataaatgtaaaaaattagtGCTAAACACGGTCTTTTCAAGTGACCAACTAGAATTTGTTGGTAAAATCGGTGGGTTCTCCACTATTGATCCACTTGCAATTGAAAAACTAGATGACTTGTTGTCGAAAAGAGCTGAATTGCCACTGCCTTGGGAAAAAACGCCATTGGATCCGTTGCTATCCCTAATTTATATAAGCTATCAGTATCATTTAAGGAAGCTGATAGATGACGCCAAGCCGAAGTTTAATTACCAATTTTTATACCCTAAAAAAACCATTTAA
- a CDS encoding Leucine-rich repeat (overlaps_old_locusTagID:BBM_II01445), with the protein MPNHPLYTPHILIFRTAFGILTLPSCVTLIHLLGYGHQMKLSVEVISQARHHLNPAKDRELSLRGYKIEVIESMGATQDFYTCIDLSNNDIIKLGNFPLLPRLETLIVADNRIARIAADFAESLPNLVSLVLTNNRIEALKDLAPLFKALKLERLTLLENPVNSDPYFREFVIFNCPNLRYLDFAKVKTAERNAANKFFTSNNGETVLSKIYSS; encoded by the exons ATGCCCAACCACCCTCTATATACACCTCACATCCTCATTTTCCGCACTGCCTTTGGGATTCTGACACTACCCTCCTGTGTGACACTGATCCACCTGCTTGGCTATGGGCACCAGATGAAGCTGTCGGTGGAAGTGATCTCTCAGGCTCGTCACCATCTCAATCCTGCAAAGGACAGGGAACTCTCACTCAGGG gatATAAAATAGAAGTTATAGAATCGATGGGGGCAACGCAAGATTTCTACACCTGCATTGACCTCTCCaacaatgatattataaaaCTCGGAAATTTCCCACTGCTTCCCCGACTGGAGACCTTG ATTGTGGCGGATAATCGCATAGCTAGAATAGCGGCAGATTTCGCAGAGTCACTGCCAAACCTCGTGTCTCTTGTGCTTACAAATAACAGGATTGAGGCGCTCAAAGATCTAGCTCCGCTTTTCAAAg CGCTAAAACTGGAAAGGTTGACATTGCTGGAGAATCCAGTCAATAGTGATCCATATTTCAGAGAGTTCGTTATATTCAACTGTCCCAACTTGCGCTACCTTGACTTTGCCAAGGTCAAGACTGCTGAAAGAAACGCGGCCAACAAATTTTTCACCAGCAATAATGGAGAAACTGTCTTGTCCAAAATTTATTCCTCCTGA